One Pirellulaceae bacterium genomic region harbors:
- a CDS encoding CBS domain-containing protein, with translation MKLRQILNYKGNKVHTITKHATLQDVINGLIKNNCGSLVVLHKEKMCGIVTERDILRAAAQGSPLSTSRVEHSMTADLIVGSPQESINTAMGLMTDHRIRHLPVVEQDRLIGIISIGDVVKAQHAQLSMENHYLKNYIQN, from the coding sequence ATGAAATTGCGTCAGATTTTAAATTACAAAGGGAACAAGGTACACACAATCACCAAGCATGCTACGCTGCAAGACGTGATTAACGGACTCATCAAGAACAACTGTGGATCGCTTGTCGTACTCCACAAAGAGAAGATGTGTGGCATCGTCACCGAACGAGATATTTTGCGTGCCGCTGCCCAGGGATCTCCGTTAAGCACAAGTCGAGTTGAGCACTCCATGACAGCCGATCTGATTGTTGGCAGTCCGCAGGAAAGCATCAACACGGCCATGGGCTTGATGACCGACCACCGTATCCGACACCTACCGGTTGTGGAGCAGGATCGACTGATAGGGATTATATCGATTGGCGACGTCGTAAAAGCTCAGCACGCGCAACTATCAATGGAAAACCACTATTTAAAAAACTATATTCAGAATTAG
- a CDS encoding tetratricopeptide repeat protein: MLFSGFRNLTRRFLPLIVIGVAALAIPISFAQETSKAPNDAKVSSPAAVAAFAAAANFQNNQAYDLAAESWQRFLNDHKDDPRVIEATYNLAICRMQLKQLKQARELLQKVVNSAAEFDRREEAALNLGWTIYSLALDNKPELFPEADQAFTKLLEDFPQGGKRDQALFFRGESLYLQEKREAAEKTYRQLVDQFPDSPLRADAQYALGVTLEEMGRFADAGSVYDKFLDDFAENSLINEVKLRKAETVLRAGDLADAEQRFAALSKLPNFGSADHALYRQAFAVARQERFEAAAKIFARLIQDFPDSNYVQDSTIAAARSYFRAEQLDLASKWFVRVREVKGAYAVEAAHWLARVYLKQGQPAVALQVVTETLPQAKGDAFELNLLMDQADALYEIESRRAEAVDLYAKLADEHPESDLAPQSLYNAAYGSMALKDYANGLKLAEQFSKAYPSNHLLPDVKNVVAECHLQLGDNDAAARVFADLAANSAERKEASQWKIREALALFAQKKYSESLDRIEAKLPAMTDPAERAEAYYLAGMNHFSLSHFAAAETAFQKSLEIQSDWRQADETLLNLSRAQRKQKKLDEARETVSHLIEEFPKSPLLDQAHFRLAEYAYAVQDFETADREYAFVLEHYPESIYAPYAQYGRGWSSLRAGKLDVAESCLSAVIDGFPTHALLPQAIYARGMARQQAGDFEQSLADIKKYLELGPEDAKRSDALYLQGLCLAGQKQYEAAANSFRAILSDDLDYEGADKVLYELAWALKSQNKSDESVESFAQLGQQFPDSRLAAESFYHVGEDAYGREEYDQAAEVYDRSRSRLQGNQKLGEKVRYKLGWSHYQLNDFEQALAAFVEQAEKHPQGSLLGDALFMQGECHFRGEDHQQALTDYAAAVAQTLSSDAIKTLAHLHAGQSAGQLGKWKESLGWLERIATDQTDSPYLPQIQYEMAVAQQNLGNEAVALQLFKKVVDRSRGEIKARAGFMMGELYYAKKEYLNAIREFRKVMFGFDQNADGKVRQWQAKAGFEAGQCAGLVAAQEDKPTERQRFIDLAQKFFEYVVAQHPQSKEASAAANQLKKYAG, encoded by the coding sequence ATGTTGTTTTCCGGCTTTCGTAATTTGACTCGTCGTTTCTTACCTCTGATCGTGATCGGGGTGGCCGCCTTGGCGATCCCTATCAGCTTCGCGCAGGAGACCTCAAAAGCTCCGAACGATGCGAAGGTTTCATCGCCCGCTGCGGTAGCCGCTTTTGCAGCGGCCGCAAATTTCCAGAACAACCAAGCTTACGATTTGGCGGCAGAATCGTGGCAAAGATTTCTCAACGACCACAAAGATGACCCTAGAGTGATTGAAGCCACCTACAACCTCGCTATTTGTCGGATGCAACTCAAGCAGTTGAAACAGGCACGAGAGCTGTTGCAAAAGGTTGTCAATTCGGCAGCAGAATTTGATCGACGGGAGGAAGCTGCCCTCAATCTGGGATGGACCATCTATTCGCTGGCGCTCGACAACAAACCTGAGTTGTTTCCGGAAGCCGATCAGGCATTTACCAAATTGCTGGAGGATTTTCCGCAGGGTGGAAAACGGGATCAGGCCTTGTTCTTTCGCGGCGAGTCGCTGTACCTCCAAGAAAAACGAGAGGCAGCAGAAAAAACTTATCGACAACTGGTTGATCAGTTTCCCGATTCGCCGCTGAGGGCGGATGCTCAGTATGCTCTGGGAGTGACTCTTGAAGAAATGGGACGTTTTGCAGACGCGGGCTCGGTCTACGATAAGTTCTTGGACGATTTTGCTGAAAATAGTTTGATCAACGAGGTCAAATTGCGAAAAGCAGAGACTGTCTTACGAGCTGGGGACCTTGCCGATGCGGAACAGCGGTTCGCGGCGCTCTCAAAACTGCCCAATTTTGGCTCGGCCGATCACGCCCTATACCGTCAAGCTTTTGCGGTCGCTCGTCAGGAGCGATTCGAAGCGGCAGCAAAAATTTTTGCGAGATTGATCCAAGACTTTCCCGACTCGAATTATGTGCAAGACAGTACGATTGCGGCGGCCCGTTCCTACTTTCGAGCCGAACAGCTGGACTTGGCATCGAAGTGGTTTGTGCGGGTGCGGGAGGTCAAAGGGGCATATGCTGTCGAAGCGGCTCACTGGTTGGCTCGCGTCTATCTAAAGCAAGGCCAGCCAGCGGTTGCCCTGCAGGTGGTTACGGAGACGCTGCCCCAGGCGAAGGGAGACGCTTTCGAGCTGAATTTATTAATGGATCAGGCGGATGCGTTGTATGAAATTGAATCCCGCCGGGCCGAAGCGGTGGACCTATACGCCAAATTGGCTGACGAACACCCCGAGAGCGACCTTGCGCCTCAATCACTCTACAATGCTGCCTACGGCTCGATGGCATTGAAAGACTATGCAAACGGATTGAAGTTAGCCGAGCAATTTTCCAAAGCTTATCCCAGTAACCATCTGTTGCCCGATGTGAAAAACGTGGTCGCCGAGTGTCACTTGCAACTGGGTGACAATGATGCAGCGGCGCGTGTTTTTGCCGATTTGGCCGCAAACTCAGCTGAGCGTAAGGAGGCATCGCAGTGGAAGATTCGCGAAGCCTTAGCACTCTTCGCTCAAAAAAAATATTCTGAATCGCTTGATCGCATCGAGGCGAAACTGCCCGCAATGACCGACCCGGCTGAGCGGGCCGAGGCTTACTATCTGGCGGGCATGAATCATTTTTCACTCAGTCATTTTGCTGCGGCAGAAACAGCATTCCAGAAATCGTTGGAGATCCAATCGGATTGGCGTCAGGCAGATGAAACGCTGCTCAACTTGTCCCGAGCTCAGCGTAAACAAAAAAAGTTGGATGAAGCGCGCGAAACGGTCAGCCACTTAATTGAAGAATTTCCCAAAAGTCCGTTGCTCGATCAGGCTCATTTTCGTTTAGCCGAATACGCTTACGCGGTGCAAGACTTTGAGACCGCTGATCGAGAGTATGCATTCGTGTTGGAACATTATCCTGAATCCATTTACGCTCCCTATGCGCAGTATGGTCGAGGGTGGTCGAGCCTCCGTGCCGGAAAGCTTGACGTGGCCGAAAGCTGTTTGTCGGCCGTGATCGACGGATTTCCCACCCATGCTCTGTTGCCGCAAGCGATCTATGCTCGTGGAATGGCGCGGCAACAAGCGGGTGATTTTGAACAATCGCTGGCTGATATCAAAAAGTATCTTGAACTCGGACCTGAGGACGCAAAACGCTCTGATGCACTCTACTTGCAGGGGCTCTGCTTGGCAGGGCAAAAACAATACGAGGCCGCCGCAAATAGCTTTCGCGCGATTCTTAGTGACGATTTGGATTACGAAGGGGCTGACAAAGTGCTCTATGAATTGGCTTGGGCACTCAAATCACAAAATAAGTCGGATGAATCGGTGGAATCATTCGCTCAACTCGGACAACAGTTTCCTGACAGTCGTTTGGCTGCCGAAAGCTTTTATCATGTTGGCGAGGACGCTTACGGTCGCGAAGAGTACGATCAAGCTGCGGAAGTCTACGATCGCTCACGCAGTCGGCTCCAAGGGAATCAAAAATTGGGCGAAAAAGTGCGGTACAAATTAGGTTGGTCACATTATCAACTCAACGATTTTGAACAAGCACTTGCCGCGTTTGTCGAGCAAGCGGAAAAGCATCCTCAGGGAAGCTTACTGGGGGATGCATTGTTTATGCAGGGTGAGTGCCATTTTCGCGGCGAAGATCATCAGCAAGCGTTGACCGATTACGCCGCGGCTGTAGCACAAACGTTGTCCAGTGATGCGATCAAGACTTTGGCTCATTTGCACGCTGGGCAGTCTGCCGGGCAGCTCGGCAAATGGAAAGAAAGTTTAGGCTGGCTGGAAAGAATCGCTACCGACCAAACCGATTCGCCCTACCTTCCTCAAATTCAATACGAGATGGCGGTTGCACAACAAAATCTGGGAAACGAGGCAGTCGCTCTGCAACTGTTTAAGAAAGTGGTTGATCGTTCCAGGGGCGAGATCAAGGCGCGGGCTGGATTCATGATGGGAGAGCTGTATTATGCCAAAAAAGAATATCTCAATGCGATTCGAGAATTCCGCAAAGTGATGTTTGGCTTTGACCAAAACGCCGATGGAAAAGTTCGCCAATGGCAGGCAAAGGCAGGCTTTGAAGCCGGGCAGTGTGCGGGCCTGGTCGCCGCTCAGGAAGATAAGCCGACCGAGCGTCAGCGATTTATTGATTTGGCACAAAAATTCTTTGAGTATGTCGTGGCACAACATCCGCAGTCGAAAGAAGCATCGGCGGCCGCAAATCAGTTGAAAAAGTACGCCGGGTGA
- a CDS encoding MotA/TolQ/ExbB proton channel family protein yields MLTDLSKESQIGFRLLLALSLVFVCWAIPPLAAQDGPSAEQVIDEAMALANVDQPVVETPAPIERLNLLTLVMKGGLLMIPIGVMSVLVVMLVVERAIALRREKVMPIGLVEGLGRMGAVPGVLDPRQAYRLCQQYPSATATVIRSMLLKTGRPQSEVEHAVAESSEREAGRLYAHVRWLNLIAAIAPLMGLFGTVWGMIRAFFDTTQLAAGQNKADFLAQGIYVALVTTLGGLAVAIPAAIFSHYFEGRIQSLFHQIDEMLFNLLPQVERFEGRMRVTPHSLEATEENAVPPDAADRVDPANIG; encoded by the coding sequence ATGCTCACTGATTTATCAAAAGAATCCCAGATTGGTTTCCGGCTGCTGCTCGCGCTGTCGCTGGTTTTCGTTTGTTGGGCCATTCCGCCGCTGGCGGCGCAAGATGGCCCCTCGGCGGAACAGGTGATTGACGAGGCGATGGCGTTGGCGAACGTCGATCAGCCGGTTGTCGAAACGCCGGCCCCGATTGAGCGTCTGAATCTGCTCACCCTGGTGATGAAGGGTGGGCTGTTGATGATTCCGATTGGAGTGATGTCCGTTCTTGTCGTGATGCTGGTTGTTGAACGAGCGATTGCTTTGCGACGCGAAAAAGTGATGCCGATTGGCTTGGTGGAAGGGCTCGGCCGGATGGGGGCGGTTCCGGGAGTACTCGACCCACGTCAGGCGTATCGCCTCTGCCAACAATATCCGTCTGCGACCGCGACGGTGATCCGATCCATGTTGCTCAAGACTGGACGTCCGCAGTCGGAGGTTGAGCATGCGGTGGCAGAATCCAGCGAACGCGAAGCAGGGCGACTGTACGCGCATGTGCGTTGGTTAAATCTAATTGCAGCCATCGCGCCCTTGATGGGATTGTTCGGCACGGTTTGGGGGATGATTCGAGCTTTTTTTGACACGACTCAGTTGGCTGCCGGCCAAAATAAAGCGGATTTTCTGGCTCAAGGGATTTACGTGGCGCTGGTGACGACCTTGGGAGGCCTGGCCGTAGCCATCCCCGCGGCCATTTTCTCACATTATTTTGAAGGTCGTATCCAAAGCTTGTTTCATCAAATCGATGAAATGTTGTTTAACCTCTTGCCGCAAGTCGAACGTTTTGAAGGACGGATGCGCGTGACGCCTCATTCTTTAGAGGCAACCGAAGAAAACGCCGTCCCACCTGATGCGGCAGATCGAGTGGACCCAGCGAATATCGGTTAA
- a CDS encoding tetratricopeptide repeat protein yields the protein MRFIFRFILLATVTSFVIASSAHAQQQPLSAKTILEPVVEEYGPKYQDVETAIDRLRRGQVGEARELLRTASKSNPELPPADIMLAQILFGLNQLSAGRTALEEAARNNPTDPAAYVYLGELAFQNRRWTEADLLYKKALELTKAYTANPKRKNRLLVNIHGGFGSMAELRENWAEAKKQLQALLALDKTNALAMTRLGRVMFKMSKNRDDENKAYKVFQALHKSKPDETATADVNMGLLYEQAGNRNNAEAMMKRAAKNDGNNEKTRLAVAKWALDANNLPMAKENAEAAAKIAPDSLDAKLYIGLIARFENDLPTAEKAFKQAHLQSPNNLGAMTQLSLVMVDQADEKKRAEALEYARLNSRIHSDLSKAAGREAAVTYGWVLSRLGQNANAVRTVQQAMSAGSVSADSAYHAAQILYDSGQNDAANAILQKTLASDAMFPNRKAAEQLLAKLQN from the coding sequence ATGCGGTTCATATTTCGCTTCATATTACTCGCAACAGTCACGTCGTTCGTAATCGCCTCCTCGGCCCACGCGCAGCAGCAACCGCTATCCGCGAAAACGATTTTAGAGCCAGTTGTGGAAGAATATGGACCAAAATACCAGGACGTCGAAACGGCCATCGATCGACTCCGACGGGGCCAGGTTGGGGAAGCTCGAGAACTGCTCCGCACAGCGAGCAAAAGCAATCCGGAATTACCTCCCGCCGATATCATGTTGGCTCAAATTCTGTTCGGACTGAATCAGCTCTCTGCCGGCCGAACGGCCCTGGAAGAAGCAGCTCGGAACAATCCCACCGATCCGGCCGCTTACGTCTATTTGGGCGAATTAGCTTTTCAAAACCGACGTTGGACGGAAGCAGATCTGCTGTACAAAAAGGCGTTGGAACTGACAAAGGCCTACACGGCCAACCCGAAGCGAAAAAATCGTCTCTTGGTCAACATTCATGGCGGTTTTGGCAGCATGGCTGAATTGCGAGAAAATTGGGCTGAAGCGAAGAAACAACTTCAAGCGTTGTTGGCACTCGACAAGACCAATGCACTTGCGATGACCCGACTCGGTCGCGTGATGTTCAAGATGTCAAAGAATCGGGATGACGAGAATAAGGCTTACAAAGTTTTCCAGGCTCTGCACAAAAGCAAACCGGACGAAACGGCCACAGCCGACGTTAACATGGGATTACTTTACGAGCAGGCAGGAAATCGCAACAACGCAGAAGCGATGATGAAGCGAGCCGCCAAGAACGACGGCAACAACGAAAAGACAAGATTGGCAGTGGCCAAATGGGCGTTGGATGCAAACAACCTGCCAATGGCGAAAGAAAATGCGGAGGCAGCGGCAAAAATCGCCCCCGATTCGCTCGATGCCAAGTTGTACATTGGCTTGATTGCTCGTTTTGAAAACGACCTTCCAACTGCGGAAAAAGCGTTCAAACAGGCCCATCTCCAATCGCCGAACAATTTAGGCGCCATGACGCAACTGTCGCTTGTCATGGTTGATCAAGCCGACGAGAAGAAGCGAGCGGAGGCTTTAGAGTACGCTCGCCTCAATTCACGCATCCACTCGGACCTTTCCAAGGCGGCCGGACGAGAAGCAGCCGTCACCTATGGCTGGGTACTTTCCCGACTGGGGCAAAACGCCAATGCCGTTCGCACGGTTCAACAAGCCATGAGTGCGGGGAGTGTCAGCGCTGACAGTGCCTATCACGCAGCTCAGATTCTCTACGACAGTGGGCAAAACGACGCGGCCAACGCGATTCTCCAAAAGACCTTGGCCAGCGATGCGATGTTCCCTAACCGCAAGGCAGCCGAACAACTGCTGGCAAAGCTGCAAAACTAG
- a CDS encoding zinc metallopeptidase produces the protein MIFDPLYLIISAPAFFLAMWAQHRVKTAYGEASRMPAQLSGAAAARYILDSAGLQNVNIEQTPGHLSDHYDPRANVLRLSDDVYRGQNQAAVGIAAHEAGHAIQKSRNYLPLVLRNLAVPAASFGSRGAIFILIGGFFLSGISEALGGMMMDFALLLFGAVVVFQVVNLPVEFDASNRAKAELVNLNIVPAGEMIGVNRVLNAAAMTYVAATLAAVSTFVYFLMRYGGRD, from the coding sequence ATGATTTTTGATCCTCTGTATCTGATTATATCGGCTCCAGCGTTCTTTCTGGCAATGTGGGCCCAGCATCGGGTGAAGACGGCTTACGGCGAGGCAAGCAGAATGCCGGCCCAGCTGAGTGGTGCTGCGGCAGCTCGCTACATCCTGGATTCTGCAGGGTTGCAGAACGTCAATATCGAGCAAACGCCCGGTCATTTGTCAGACCATTACGATCCACGGGCAAACGTACTGCGATTGAGCGATGATGTATACCGCGGTCAAAATCAAGCGGCGGTTGGGATTGCGGCCCATGAGGCAGGGCATGCAATCCAAAAATCTCGCAATTATTTGCCACTCGTTTTGCGGAATTTGGCGGTTCCTGCTGCTAGTTTTGGTAGCCGTGGAGCGATTTTTATTTTGATCGGCGGATTTTTCCTTTCGGGGATTTCGGAAGCATTGGGCGGTATGATGATGGACTTTGCCTTACTGCTTTTCGGAGCGGTGGTGGTCTTTCAAGTCGTGAATCTGCCTGTCGAATTCGACGCCAGTAATCGGGCAAAAGCTGAATTAGTCAATCTTAATATTGTTCCAGCGGGGGAGATGATCGGTGTCAATCGCGTCCTGAATGCGGCGGCGATGACTTACGTTGCCGCGACTTTGGCGGCGGTCAGCACCTTTGTTTACTTCCTGATGCGGTATGGAGGTCGGGATTGA
- a CDS encoding biopolymer transporter ExbD: protein MAVKIPKSTVLQSLSMTPLIDVVFLLLIFFLVATRFAEEERSMEVNLPTASESKPITMKPKDIELNIDQEGQYFLGGGQSLTLEQMELALGRLAVNNPLTQTVVIRADRSCSWDRVAQAMNACHRAGLQDVKTSISGQ from the coding sequence GTGGCAGTAAAGATTCCCAAGAGCACGGTGTTGCAGTCGCTCAGCATGACGCCGTTGATTGATGTCGTGTTCTTGTTGCTGATTTTTTTTCTGGTTGCCACGCGGTTCGCTGAAGAAGAACGTTCGATGGAAGTCAATTTGCCGACGGCCAGCGAATCTAAACCGATTACGATGAAGCCCAAAGACATCGAGTTGAATATCGATCAGGAAGGCCAGTACTTCCTCGGGGGCGGACAATCGCTGACATTGGAACAAATGGAATTGGCGCTTGGCCGACTTGCGGTCAACAATCCATTAACCCAAACGGTGGTTATCCGAGCCGATCGTAGCTGTAGTTGGGATCGGGTGGCTCAAGCAATGAACGCTTGTCATCGGGCCGGTTTGCAAGATGTCAAAACTTCAATCTCAGGACAATAA
- a CDS encoding DUF1080 domain-containing protein: MTQPMQRILATLLIFGSIASVPARAAENSLTEAEIAEGWLLLFDGESLFGWRPAGDADFRVDNGRILATSGDVCLLRTTTQFSDYLLQVDFRAAEGTNSGIFLRTSPQPSQVDRDCYELNIAPPDNPFPTGSLVGREKVSDTSAAANEWHTFEVTAQGRQIVVKLDGKQILDYTDSKKLGKGFIGLQHNAGKVEFRNVKLKPLGLNPIFNGVDLAGWKTYPEMKSEFTVTEKGWLNVKNGRGQLETNDSFGDFILQLSCYSNGEQLNSGIFFRCLPGSTMDGYESQIQNGFKEDDRTKPVDCGTGGIFRRVNARKVVPNDFEWFNKTIFADGPHISVWVNGFQVTDWTDTRKADPNPRRGLRTEAGTIMIQGHDPTTDLSFRNLEIVEIPSRW, from the coding sequence ATGACGCAACCCATGCAGCGAATCCTCGCTACCTTACTGATTTTCGGCTCAATCGCTTCTGTTCCGGCACGTGCTGCCGAAAACAGTCTTACAGAAGCGGAAATCGCTGAAGGCTGGCTGCTGTTGTTTGACGGAGAAAGCCTCTTCGGCTGGCGTCCGGCTGGCGACGCCGATTTCCGTGTGGACAACGGGCGGATCCTGGCCACTTCGGGCGACGTTTGCCTATTGCGTACAACGACTCAATTTAGCGATTACTTGCTTCAGGTCGACTTTCGGGCAGCCGAAGGAACCAACAGCGGTATCTTCCTTCGAACATCCCCCCAACCGTCTCAGGTCGATCGAGATTGCTACGAACTCAATATCGCTCCGCCCGACAACCCCTTCCCGACCGGCAGCCTGGTGGGACGGGAGAAAGTATCGGACACCAGCGCAGCGGCCAACGAATGGCATACCTTCGAAGTCACAGCTCAGGGACGACAGATTGTCGTGAAACTCGACGGCAAACAAATCCTGGATTACACCGACTCCAAAAAACTGGGCAAGGGATTTATCGGCTTGCAACATAACGCAGGAAAAGTCGAGTTTCGAAATGTAAAACTAAAACCGCTCGGCCTGAACCCAATCTTCAACGGCGTCGACCTCGCAGGATGGAAAACCTATCCCGAGATGAAAAGCGAATTCACCGTCACGGAAAAAGGCTGGCTGAATGTGAAGAACGGGCGAGGCCAACTCGAAACAAACGACAGCTTCGGTGACTTCATTCTACAACTGAGCTGCTACTCAAACGGCGAACAACTTAATTCGGGAATCTTTTTCCGCTGTCTACCCGGCTCGACAATGGATGGCTATGAAAGCCAAATCCAAAACGGTTTCAAAGAGGATGATCGCACCAAGCCTGTTGACTGTGGGACCGGCGGAATCTTCCGACGAGTCAACGCAAGAAAAGTCGTCCCCAATGACTTCGAATGGTTTAACAAAACAATTTTCGCGGATGGCCCCCACATTTCAGTCTGGGTCAACGGTTTCCAAGTCACCGATTGGACCGATACCCGCAAAGCCGACCCTAATCCACGACGCGGTTTGCGCACCGAGGCCGGCACGATCATGATCCAAGGCCATGACCCGACCACAGACCTTTCCTTTCGCAACCTAGAAATTGTCGAAATCCCGAGTCGCTGGTAA
- a CDS encoding PH domain-containing protein produces the protein MNCPRCGVGLPAAALFCSQCGHSLEMKTHQPPRRNDRLQSQAMAFQTPEDDEEYELWRGRYSAKGMINYWLVAVLATVLLPLVAGAASLDRVGWIGLFGLILLLWLGLICLLAVQKMDVHYVLTNQRLIHKSGIITRHSHRIEVIDFDDVSYQQGIIERMVGVGTIEVVSSDRTDPILELIGIDRVQEVARIMDEARRAERIRRGLHIEAV, from the coding sequence ATGAATTGTCCGCGATGTGGTGTTGGCCTGCCCGCTGCGGCCTTGTTTTGTTCGCAATGTGGCCACTCGCTTGAAATGAAGACCCACCAACCTCCTCGGAGGAATGACCGGCTTCAATCCCAAGCCATGGCTTTCCAAACTCCAGAGGATGACGAAGAGTACGAATTGTGGCGCGGTAGATATTCAGCCAAAGGGATGATCAACTATTGGTTGGTTGCCGTACTTGCCACCGTGCTCTTACCGCTTGTCGCGGGGGCGGCGAGTCTCGATCGCGTTGGCTGGATCGGTCTTTTTGGGTTGATCCTTCTTCTTTGGCTAGGCTTGATCTGCCTGCTTGCCGTACAGAAAATGGACGTGCATTATGTGCTGACAAATCAGCGTTTGATTCACAAGAGTGGTATTATCACGAGACATTCACATCGAATCGAAGTCATTGATTTTGATGATGTCAGTTATCAACAAGGGATCATCGAACGGATGGTCGGCGTGGGGACAATTGAGGTTGTTTCGAGTGATCGTACGGATCCTATTCTTGAATTAATCGGCATTGATCGAGTTCAAGAGGTTGCCCGCATCATGGATGAAGCCCGCCGGGCTGAGCGGATCCGTCGTGGCTTACACATTGAAGCCGTCTAG
- a CDS encoding alanine--glyoxylate aminotransferase family protein: protein MTSVPPAICPPVRTLMGPGPSDIHPRVLEALGRGTVGHLDPYYLEVMDQLQQMLRELFQTKNEMTFAVSATGSAGMEATIVNLIEPGDSMIACVNGVFGARLRDVAQRAGAEVTSVERPWGEVFKVDDLKDALLQAKPKIVGIVMAETSTGAWQPLEEISNLVHDAGAMLLVDSVTSLGGLPVEVDRWNIDAIYSGSQKCLSCPPGLAPVSFNQRAVDSILNRKTKVQSWYLDVSMLASYWGADRVYHHTAPINMSYALHEAARIILAEGLDACFERHALNHRALKAGLAALDIHYTAQEGHQLPMLNAVRIPTGVDDARVRADLLNRFGIEIGSGLGTFKGKVWRIGLMGYGAREANVLLFLSALEQLLAEQNYGFDAGSSIAAANQVYRN from the coding sequence ATGACGAGCGTACCCCCTGCAATCTGTCCGCCGGTCCGCACGTTGATGGGGCCCGGCCCCAGTGACATCCATCCACGCGTCTTGGAAGCCCTGGGGCGTGGTACCGTCGGCCACCTCGATCCCTACTACCTGGAAGTAATGGATCAATTGCAACAGATGTTGCGAGAGCTGTTTCAAACCAAGAACGAGATGACATTTGCTGTCAGTGCAACCGGTTCGGCAGGCATGGAGGCAACGATCGTCAACCTCATTGAACCGGGTGACTCGATGATCGCCTGCGTCAATGGTGTCTTTGGAGCGCGGCTGCGAGACGTCGCTCAACGAGCGGGCGCAGAGGTGACAAGTGTGGAACGTCCCTGGGGCGAGGTTTTCAAGGTTGACGACTTGAAAGACGCCTTATTGCAAGCCAAACCGAAGATCGTAGGCATCGTGATGGCAGAAACATCCACCGGAGCTTGGCAACCGCTCGAAGAGATATCCAATTTAGTGCACGATGCGGGAGCCATGCTGTTGGTAGATTCAGTGACCTCTTTGGGCGGTCTACCAGTAGAAGTCGATCGCTGGAATATTGACGCCATTTACTCAGGATCTCAAAAATGCCTGAGTTGCCCGCCCGGATTGGCTCCCGTCTCCTTTAACCAACGGGCAGTGGATAGCATCCTGAATCGCAAAACAAAAGTTCAAAGCTGGTATCTCGATGTTTCAATGTTAGCCTCTTACTGGGGTGCCGATCGTGTCTATCATCACACGGCACCGATCAACATGTCCTACGCGTTGCATGAAGCAGCCCGAATCATTCTTGCCGAAGGTCTGGACGCTTGTTTTGAGCGGCACGCACTCAATCATCGAGCTTTGAAAGCCGGCTTGGCAGCTTTAGACATCCACTACACGGCCCAGGAGGGACACCAATTACCCATGTTAAATGCGGTGCGCATTCCCACCGGCGTTGATGATGCTCGCGTGCGAGCTGATCTGCTGAATCGATTTGGAATTGAAATTGGCTCCGGTTTGGGAACCTTCAAAGGCAAGGTTTGGCGAATTGGACTAATGGGATATGGGGCTCGGGAGGCCAATGTGCTGTTATTTCTGTCGGCCCTTGAGCAGTTGTTGGCCGAACAAAATTATGGCTTTGATGCTGGCTCAAGTATCGCAGCGGCCAACCAAGTGTATCGCAACTAG